In Drosophila yakuba strain Tai18E2 chromosome X, Prin_Dyak_Tai18E2_2.1, whole genome shotgun sequence, a single genomic region encodes these proteins:
- the LOC6524513 gene encoding mitochondrial potassium channel ATP-binding subunit has protein sequence MLRLLVSNCGRSSDLFSRHLLKPTQQPLPRLQNAARLMRQHLRGTNAPQPPAIPPSNASRLLHTTRLLVWGGGSLAIGLGARSWWAGHRGAIVHCEGSRLAIRKEEEEETATEQHFDWKRLWTYLEPHLWELIGAVCAALIVAYINIRIPNLLGDLVNTLARYANTYVMDPINNSFVKDVSKPAGNLLSLYMLQSGFTFMYIYLLSRVGEQMAAKMRQDLFTQIVVQDIAFFDENRTGELVNRLTADVQDFKTSFKQFVSQGLRSAAQLIGGSISLFMISPHMAAIALASVPCVVMFMSYLGKKLRSLSKSSQAQAERATGVCEEALSNIRTVRSSACEYREMQLFEAETNEAARLAQELGYGIAIFQGLTNFFLNTLVLSTLFMGGHLMSTESLSPGALMAFLVASQGVQRSLAQGSILLGTMIRGMTAGSRVFEFLSLQPQVELLRGYIIPQERLHGEIRFENVSFAYPMRPDHLVLKDFSLTLRPGQTVALVGASGSGKSTIASLVERFYEPSAGNIKLDGYKLSDISPYWLRSNVLGFIEQQPVLFGTSILENIRYGKPDAGEEDVFAAARLSQSHDFVTALPDGYATHVGERGTQLSGGQRQRIAIARALLKNPRILILDEATSALDATSEAEVQKALDTVVKNRTTLVIAHRLSTIRNADLIVVLDQGRVVETGKHDELMAKRGLYFELVRQQERRDIQEQVQAVEDVVAIKEQQATAAATATATATAAATATAATVGSSFGGRANAAQG, from the exons ATGCTGCGCCTACTCGTGTCCAATTGCGGCAGGAGCAGCGATTTATTTAG tCGCCACCTGCTGAAGCCCACGCAGCAGCCACTGCCACGCCTCCAGAATGCCGCCCGCCTGATGCGCCAACATCTGCGTGGAACGAACGCTCCGCAACCGCCCGCAATCCCGCCCTCAAATGCCAGCCGCCTGCTGCACACGACACGCCTACTCGTGTGGGGCGGTGGAAGCCTGGCCATTGGCTTGGGCGCCCGTTCCTGGTGGGCGGGGCATCGCGGGGCAATCGTCCACTGCGAGGGCAGCCGACTGGCGATTCGaaaggaggaagaggaggaaaCTGCGACGGAGCAGCACTTCGACTGGAAGCGTTTGTGGACCTACCTGGAGCCACATCTCTGGGAGCTGATCGGTGCCGTATGC gCCGCCCTGATTGTGGCATATATCAACATACGCATCCCAAACCTGCTCGGTGACCTGGTCAACACACTGGCGAGATATGCCAACACGTATGTGATGGACCCGATCAACAACTCGTTCGTGAAGGATGTGAGCAAACCGGCCGGCAATCTGCTGAGCCTATACATGCTGCAGTCTGGTTTCACCTTTATGTACATCTACCTGTTGAGCCGCGTCGGTGAGCAGATGGCGGCCAAGATGCGGCAGGATCTGTTCACGCAGATTGTGGTCCAGGACATCGCATTCTTCGATGAAAATCGGACGGGCGAGCTGGTCAATCGACTGACCGCCGATGTACAGGACTTCAAGACCTCCTTTAAGCAGTTCGTATCCCAGGGACTGCGAAGTGCTGCCCAGCTAATTGGCGGCAGTATATCGCTCTTCATGATTTCACCGCACATGGCCGCCATTGCGCTGGCCAGTGTTCCATGCGTGGTCATGTTCATGTCGTATTTGGGCAAGAAACTCCGTTCGCTAAGCAAAAGCTCGCAGGCGCAAGCAGAACGAGCGACGGGTGTGTGCGAAGAGGCACTGTCTAACATCCGAACGGTTAGATCTAGTGCCTGTGAATACCGCGAGATGCAGCTGTTCGAGGCGGAGACCAATGAGGCGGCACGCCTGGCACAGGAACTCGGCTACGGCATTGCCATCTTCCAGGGCCTGACCAACTTCTTCCTCAACACACTAGTCCTATCCACGCTCTTCATGGGCGGCCATCTTATGTCCACGGAGAGTCTGTCGCCGGGTGCTCTGATGGCCTTCCTGGTCGCTTCGCAGGGTGTGCAACGATCCCTGGCCCAGGGATCCATCCTGCTGGGCACCATGATCAGAGGCATGACCGCCGGCAGTCGAGTCTTCGAGTTCCTCTCGCTGCAGCCACAGGTGGAACTGCTGCGCGGCTACATCATCCCACAGGAGCGACTCCACGGCGAGATTCGGTTCGAGAACGTCTCCTTCGCATATCCCATGCGACCAGATCAT CTGGTGCTCAAGGACTTTAGCCTGACGCTCCGCCCGGGCCAGACGGTGGCCCTGGTTGGAGCCAGTGGATCGGGCAAGTCGACGATAGCCTCGCTGGTGGAACGCTTCTACGAACCATCGGCTGGCAATATCAAGCTGGACGGCTACAAGCTGTCGGACATATCGCCCTATTGGCTGCGATCCAATGTCCTCGGTTTCATCGAACAGCAGCCGGTGCTGTTCGGCACATCGATATTGGAGAATATCCGATATGGCAAACCGGATGCGGGCGAGGAGGATGTATTTGCGGCAGCCCGTCTGTCACAATCGCACGACTTTGTGACCGCCCTGCCCGATGGTTATGCGACGCATGTGGGCGAACGGGGCACCCAGTTGAGCGGTGGTCAGCGGCAACGCATCGCCATCGCACGGGCGCTGCTTAAGAATCCGCGCATCCTTATCCTGGACGAAGCGACGAGTGCCTTGGACGCCACCAGCGAGGCGGAGGTGCAGAAGGCACTCGATACGGTAGTTAAGAATCGCACCACCCTGGTGATCGCCCATCGATTGTCCACGATACGAAACGCTGACCTCATCGTCGTCCTCGATCAGGGACGCGTCGTGGAG ACCGGCAAACATGACGAACTGATGGCCAAGCGGGGTCTGTATTTTGAGCTCGTGCGTCAGCAGGAGCGACGGGACATCCAGGAGCAAGTGCAGGCCGTGGAGGACGTGGTGGCCATCAAGGAGCAGCaggcaactgcagcagcaactgcaacagcgaCTGCAACTGCCGCAGCAACGGCGACAGCAGCGACAGTGGGCAGCAGCTTCGGTGGCAGGGCAAATGCAGCCCAAGGATAA